One Cucumis sativus cultivar 9930 chromosome 1, Cucumber_9930_V3, whole genome shotgun sequence DNA segment encodes these proteins:
- the LOC101217445 gene encoding uncharacterized protein LOC101217445 isoform X1, whose protein sequence is MERNVKKSTLDQPSNYEQIRLTSMEGRNQGLGSTNQRTFHDPSSNISTNIRPPEYNMLVVGVASPGHNYSIQTGEEFALEFMRERVNAKHHFVPTNSPDPGVSTGYMDLKGMLGIPHASSESGSSIAMLNPVEKDHVQHFERGSLPHEEKSSYNSMRFVPRASSRNDVSRLHSFTSSGASDSTSRKVKFLCSFGGKVMPRPSDGKLRYVGGETRIIRITKDISWSNLLQKTSTIYDQVHTIKYQLPGEDLDALVSVSCDEDLQNMMEECNIPENGGSTKPRMFLFSISDLEDSQMGVGSAEGGSEIEYVIAVNGMDLSSRRNSTPLGNTSGNNLDELLALNVGLESGQVAPLSDNMKSSLTITPSFPQSSQTIWTNSSSGLKSSLQPLSGQKLQQGELGPPQPSSFRPMQSFPEKLGKTSVSSSIQSQHDYVLNTNATSVENVPPMPSKGYLNQHYPVSGFHTQDPDSSSREGKITEISTSKLSEPDEIQSLEKEVSFNDAQMKRESSLHKIDEANESPNFEHECGVSSNLNDASVLNYNTKGMQVINSDTDVGSSLLLTKNNKHQDPAPESVSLEASNEGNRGTKEDKFSSDELPTSGFGASKADETGFSYLEPILPQRVFHSERIPREQAELNRLSKSDDSFGSQFLRTQGNSDYSQTIIESAETLLDGNMTLESEQFVSSSKLPCGNHQTIEDGLEPFEKYKTSADKNSKTMNISGEHDGSEVSDMSNIKSPSACRKEAEGLAHLTAGEEVPDKHKEESLMGPLESGWIEGSTHNNHGNETQEQPEPSSLTENPGKNATQVEPGVGIGTSEHGDILIDINDRFPRDFLSDIFSKARNSENISGINPLHGNGAGLSVNVENHEPKRWSYFRNLAQEEFVGRDVSLMDQDHLGFSSSLGNVEEGGTVNRFPLLNSDVGAIYEKESHNFDDNIQPESRLLTGPSTTNLYTEYNSSQLKGNETMHEPSSKSPQDENVDAKLDGQDIGVPLVDFYLKDFDISTLQIIKNEDLEEQRELGSGTFGTVYHGKWRGTDVAIKRIKKSCFTCRSSEQERLTIEFWREAEILSKLHHPNVVAFYGVVQDGPGGTLATVTEFMVNGSLRNVLLSKERYLDRRKRLIIAMDAAFGMEYLHSKNIVHFDLKCDNLLVNLKDPFRPICKVGDFGLSKIKRNTLVTGGVRGTLPWMAPELLNGSSSKVSEKVDVFSFGIVLWEILTGEEPYANMHYGAIIGGIVNNTLRPPVPSFCDPDWRLLMEQCWSPDPVARPSFTDIARRLRVMSTAAQTRSPQNQMPK, encoded by the exons ATGgaaagaaatgtgaaaaaaagtacCCTAGATCAACCAAGTAATTATGAACAAATTCGACTTACTAGTATGGAAGGAAGAAATCAGGGACTTGGGTCTACAAATCAAAGAACTTTCCATGATCCATCGAGTAATATCAGCACTAACATTCGCCCCCCTGAATATAATATGCTAGTTGTAGGTGTAGCTAGTCCTGGCCATAACTACTCCATTCAAACTGGCGAGGAATTCGCACTTGAATTTATGCGAGAAAGGGTGAATGCCAAGCATCATTTTGTTCCCACCAATAGTCCTGACCCAGGTGTTTCAACTGGGTACATGGATTTAAAAGGCATGCTGGGAATTCCCCATGCAAGTTCAGAAAGTGGATCTAGCATTGCCATGCTCAACCCTGTAGAAAAAGATCACGTCCAACATTTTGAAAGAGGGAGTTTGCcacatgaagaaaaaagttcatataATTCAATGAGGTTTGTCCCAAGAGCCTCATCGAGAAATGATGTCAGTCGGCTTCACAGTTTTACATCTTCAGGAGCATCTGATAGCACATCAAGAAAGGTGAAATTCCTGTGCAGTTTTGGTGGTAAAGTCATGCCGCGGCCTAGTGATGGTAAACTTCGGTATGTTGGGGGTGAAACACGTATTATCCGTATAACCAAGGATATTTCTTGGTCAAACCTGCTGCAGAAAACATCAACAATTTACGATCAAGTTCACACTATTAAATATCAGCTACCTGGTGAGGATCTTGATGCCTTGGTTTCTGTATCTTGTGATGAGGATTTGCAGAACATGATGGAGGAATGTAATATACCAGAAAATGGGGGTTCAACAAAACCAAGAATGttcttgttttctatttctGATTTGGAGGATTCTCAAATGGGTGTTGGGAGTGCAGAGGGTGGTTCAGAGATTGAATATGTGATTGCTGTAAATGGTATGGACCTCAGTTCAAGAAGGAACTCAACGCCCTTGGGTAATACTTCAGGAAACAATTTGGATGAGTTACTTGCCCTTAATGTTGGATTAGAGAGTGGTCAAGTTGCGCCATTGTCTGATAACATGAAATCATCTTTGACCATTACTCCTTCTTTTCCTCAGTCTTCTCAAACAATTTGGACAAATTCATCCAGTGGTCTTAAGTCCAGTTTGCAGCCATTGTCAGGACAAAAGTTGCAGCAAGGTGAGCTTGGGCCTCCCCAACCCTCTTCTTTCCGCCCCATGCAAAGCTTTCCTGAAAAACTTGGAAAGACGTCAGTCTCTTCATCTATTCAGTCACAACATGATTACGTTCTTAATACCAATGCAACATCTGTAGAAAATGTACCTCCAATGCCCAGCAAAGGGTATTTGAATCAACACTATCCAGTCAGTGGTTTTCACACACAAGATCCAGATTCATCGTCAAGGGAGGGGAAAATTACAGAGATCTCAACTTCAAAGCTGAGTGAACCTGATGAAATTCAATCGTTGGAGAAGGAGGTTTCATTTAATGATGCACAGATGAAAAGGGAAAGCTCACTCCATAAGATTGATGAAGCTAATGAAAGTCCAAATTTTGAACATGAATGTGGAGTTTCATCCAACCTAAATGATGCTTCTGTTTTGAACTATAACACAAAAGGAATGCAAGTAATTAATTCAGACACAGATGTAGGATCAAGTTTACTGCTTACGAAAAACAACAAGCATCAAGATCCTGCTCCAGAATCTGTGTCCTTGGAAGCAAGTAATGAAGGAAACAGGGGAACtaaagaagataaattttCATCTGACGAACTTCCAACTTCTGGGTTTGGTGCCTCCAAGGCTGATGAAACAGGGTTTAGCTACCTTGAGCCAATTTTACCTCAGCGTGTTTTTCATTCTGAAAGGATTCCAAGGGAGCAGGCTGAATTGAACCGTTTATCAAAGTCCGATGATTCTTTTGGCTCTCAGTTTCTGCGAACTCAGGGAAACTCAGATTATTCTCAGACAATTATTGAATCAGCTGAAACATTGCTGGATGGGAATATGACTTTGGAGTCTGAGCAATTTGTTTCATCATCAAAGTTACCATGTGGAAATCATCAAACTATAGAAGATGGATTGGAACCATTTGAAAAGTACAAAACATCAGCAGATAAGAATAGTAAAACTATGAATATTTCGGGTGAGCATGATGGGTCCGAAGTCAGTGATATGTCCAATATTAAAAGTCCATCTGCCTGTAGGAAGGAAGCAGAAGGTTTGGCTCATCTTACAGCAGGTGAAGAAGTTCCAGACAAGCATAAGGAGGAATCTTTGATGGGACCACTAGAATCAGGCTGGATTGAAGGAAGTACACATAATAACCATGGAAATGAAACTCAGGAGCAACCAGAGCCTTCATCATTGACAGAGAACCCTGGTAAGAATGCTACTCAAGTTGAGCCTGGAGTTGGTATTGGCACTTCAGAGCACGGGGACATTCTTATTGACATTAATGACCGGTTTCCACGCGATTTCCTTTCCGATATATTCTCCAAGGCCAGAAACTCTGAAAACATTTCTGGTATCAATCCATTGCATGGTAATGGAGCTGGCTTGAGCGTGAATGTGGAGAATCACGAGCCTAAGCGTTGGTCATACTTTAGAAACTTGGCTCAGGAGGAGTTTGTTGGAAGAGATGTTTCCCTTATGGACCAAGATCACCTGGGCTTCTCTTCCTCACTTGGAAATGTTGAAGAAGGGGGTACCGTGAACAGGTTTCCCCTTTTAAATTCAGATGTAGGTGccatttatgaaaaagaatcTCATAATTTTGATGACAACATTCAGCCGGAATCACGTCTCCTCACTGGTCCCAGCACCACAAATCTGTACACAGAATATAATTCTTCACAGCTCAAGGGCAATGAAACCATGCATGAACCTAGCTCTAAGTCCCCACAAGATGAGAATGTG GATGCAAAGTTGGATGGCCAAGATATTGGTGTACCTCTTGTTGATTTTTATCTTAAAGATTTTGATATTAGTACATTGCAG ATTATTAAGAATGAAGATCTTGAGGAGCAACGAGAATTGGGTTCTGGCACATTTGGTACAGTGTATCACGGGAAGTGGCGAGGAACAGATGTAGCTATTAAGCGGataaagaaaagttgtttCACTTGTAGATCCTCAGAGCAAGAAAGATTG aCGATAGAGTTTTGGCGTGAAGCTGAGATTCTTTCAAAGCTTCACCATCCAAATGTGGTGGCCTTCTATGGTGTGGTACAGGATGGACCGGGTGGGACATTGGCTACAGTGACTGAATTCATGGTCAACGGCTCCTTGCGGAATGTTTTACTCAGCAAAGAACG GTACCTGGATCGACGGAAGAGGCTCATTATTGCAATGGATGCAGCATTTGGAATGGAATATCTGCATTCAAAGAATATTGTGCACTTTGATTTGAAATGTGACAACTTGCTTGTCAACTTGAAAGATCCTTTTCGGCCAATTTGTAAG GTTGGAGATTTTGGcttgtcaaaaataaaaaggaatacCTTAGTTACTGGTGGTGTGAGAGGGACCCTTCCTTGGATGGCTCCTGAACTACTTAATGGTAGCAGCAGCAAGGTTTCCGAAAAG
- the LOC101217445 gene encoding uncharacterized protein LOC101217445 isoform X2 — protein MERNVKKSTLDQPSNYEQIRLTSMEGRNQGLGSTNQRTFHDPSSNISTNIRPPEYNMLVVGVASPGHNYSIQTGEEFALEFMRERVNAKHHFVPTNSPDPGVSTGYMDLKGMLGIPHASSESGSSIAMLNPVEKDHVQHFERGSLPHEEKSSYNSMRFVPRASSRNDVSRLHSFTSSGASDSTSRKVKFLCSFGGKVMPRPSDGKLRYVGGETRIIRITKDISWSNLLQKTSTIYDQVHTIKYQLPGEDLDALVSVSCDEDLQNMMEECNIPENGGSTKPRMFLFSISDLEDSQMGVGSAEGGSEIEYVIAVNGMDLSSRRNSTPLGNTSGNNLDELLALNVGLESGQVAPLSDNMKSSLTITPSFPQSSQTIWTNSSSGLKSSLQPLSGQKLQQGELGPPQPSSFRPMQSFPEKLGKTSVSSSIQSQHDYVLNTNATSVENVPPMPSKGYLNQHYPVSGFHTQDPDSSSREGKITEISTSKLSEPDEIQSLEKEVSFNDAQMKRESSLHKIDEANESPNFEHECGVSSNLNDASVLNYNTKGMQVINSDTDVGSSLLLTKNNKHQDPAPESVSLEASNEGNRGTKEDKFSSDELPTSGFGASKADETGFSYLEPILPQRVFHSERIPREQAELNRLSKSDDSFGSQFLRTQGNSDYSQTIIESAETLLDGNMTLESEQFVSSSKLPCGNHQTIEDGLEPFEKYKTSADKNSKTMNISGEHDGSEVSDMSNIKSPSACRKEAEGLAHLTAGEEVPDKHKEESLMGPLESGWIEGSTHNNHGNETQEQPEPSSLTENPGKNATQVEPGVGIGTSEHGDILIDINDRFPRDFLSDIFSKARNSENISGINPLHGNGAGLSVNVENHEPKRWSYFRNLAQEEFVGRDVSLMDQDHLGFSSSLGNVEEGGTVNRFPLLNSDVGAIYEKESHNFDDNIQPESRLLTGPSTTNLYTEYNSSQLKGNETMHEPSSKSPQDENVIIKNEDLEEQRELGSGTFGTVYHGKWRGTDVAIKRIKKSCFTCRSSEQERLTIEFWREAEILSKLHHPNVVAFYGVVQDGPGGTLATVTEFMVNGSLRNVLLSKERYLDRRKRLIIAMDAAFGMEYLHSKNIVHFDLKCDNLLVNLKDPFRPICKVGDFGLSKIKRNTLVTGGVRGTLPWMAPELLNGSSSKVSEKVDVFSFGIVLWEILTGEEPYANMHYGAIIGGIVNNTLRPPVPSFCDPDWRLLMEQCWSPDPVARPSFTDIARRLRVMSTAAQTRSPQNQMPK, from the exons ATGgaaagaaatgtgaaaaaaagtacCCTAGATCAACCAAGTAATTATGAACAAATTCGACTTACTAGTATGGAAGGAAGAAATCAGGGACTTGGGTCTACAAATCAAAGAACTTTCCATGATCCATCGAGTAATATCAGCACTAACATTCGCCCCCCTGAATATAATATGCTAGTTGTAGGTGTAGCTAGTCCTGGCCATAACTACTCCATTCAAACTGGCGAGGAATTCGCACTTGAATTTATGCGAGAAAGGGTGAATGCCAAGCATCATTTTGTTCCCACCAATAGTCCTGACCCAGGTGTTTCAACTGGGTACATGGATTTAAAAGGCATGCTGGGAATTCCCCATGCAAGTTCAGAAAGTGGATCTAGCATTGCCATGCTCAACCCTGTAGAAAAAGATCACGTCCAACATTTTGAAAGAGGGAGTTTGCcacatgaagaaaaaagttcatataATTCAATGAGGTTTGTCCCAAGAGCCTCATCGAGAAATGATGTCAGTCGGCTTCACAGTTTTACATCTTCAGGAGCATCTGATAGCACATCAAGAAAGGTGAAATTCCTGTGCAGTTTTGGTGGTAAAGTCATGCCGCGGCCTAGTGATGGTAAACTTCGGTATGTTGGGGGTGAAACACGTATTATCCGTATAACCAAGGATATTTCTTGGTCAAACCTGCTGCAGAAAACATCAACAATTTACGATCAAGTTCACACTATTAAATATCAGCTACCTGGTGAGGATCTTGATGCCTTGGTTTCTGTATCTTGTGATGAGGATTTGCAGAACATGATGGAGGAATGTAATATACCAGAAAATGGGGGTTCAACAAAACCAAGAATGttcttgttttctatttctGATTTGGAGGATTCTCAAATGGGTGTTGGGAGTGCAGAGGGTGGTTCAGAGATTGAATATGTGATTGCTGTAAATGGTATGGACCTCAGTTCAAGAAGGAACTCAACGCCCTTGGGTAATACTTCAGGAAACAATTTGGATGAGTTACTTGCCCTTAATGTTGGATTAGAGAGTGGTCAAGTTGCGCCATTGTCTGATAACATGAAATCATCTTTGACCATTACTCCTTCTTTTCCTCAGTCTTCTCAAACAATTTGGACAAATTCATCCAGTGGTCTTAAGTCCAGTTTGCAGCCATTGTCAGGACAAAAGTTGCAGCAAGGTGAGCTTGGGCCTCCCCAACCCTCTTCTTTCCGCCCCATGCAAAGCTTTCCTGAAAAACTTGGAAAGACGTCAGTCTCTTCATCTATTCAGTCACAACATGATTACGTTCTTAATACCAATGCAACATCTGTAGAAAATGTACCTCCAATGCCCAGCAAAGGGTATTTGAATCAACACTATCCAGTCAGTGGTTTTCACACACAAGATCCAGATTCATCGTCAAGGGAGGGGAAAATTACAGAGATCTCAACTTCAAAGCTGAGTGAACCTGATGAAATTCAATCGTTGGAGAAGGAGGTTTCATTTAATGATGCACAGATGAAAAGGGAAAGCTCACTCCATAAGATTGATGAAGCTAATGAAAGTCCAAATTTTGAACATGAATGTGGAGTTTCATCCAACCTAAATGATGCTTCTGTTTTGAACTATAACACAAAAGGAATGCAAGTAATTAATTCAGACACAGATGTAGGATCAAGTTTACTGCTTACGAAAAACAACAAGCATCAAGATCCTGCTCCAGAATCTGTGTCCTTGGAAGCAAGTAATGAAGGAAACAGGGGAACtaaagaagataaattttCATCTGACGAACTTCCAACTTCTGGGTTTGGTGCCTCCAAGGCTGATGAAACAGGGTTTAGCTACCTTGAGCCAATTTTACCTCAGCGTGTTTTTCATTCTGAAAGGATTCCAAGGGAGCAGGCTGAATTGAACCGTTTATCAAAGTCCGATGATTCTTTTGGCTCTCAGTTTCTGCGAACTCAGGGAAACTCAGATTATTCTCAGACAATTATTGAATCAGCTGAAACATTGCTGGATGGGAATATGACTTTGGAGTCTGAGCAATTTGTTTCATCATCAAAGTTACCATGTGGAAATCATCAAACTATAGAAGATGGATTGGAACCATTTGAAAAGTACAAAACATCAGCAGATAAGAATAGTAAAACTATGAATATTTCGGGTGAGCATGATGGGTCCGAAGTCAGTGATATGTCCAATATTAAAAGTCCATCTGCCTGTAGGAAGGAAGCAGAAGGTTTGGCTCATCTTACAGCAGGTGAAGAAGTTCCAGACAAGCATAAGGAGGAATCTTTGATGGGACCACTAGAATCAGGCTGGATTGAAGGAAGTACACATAATAACCATGGAAATGAAACTCAGGAGCAACCAGAGCCTTCATCATTGACAGAGAACCCTGGTAAGAATGCTACTCAAGTTGAGCCTGGAGTTGGTATTGGCACTTCAGAGCACGGGGACATTCTTATTGACATTAATGACCGGTTTCCACGCGATTTCCTTTCCGATATATTCTCCAAGGCCAGAAACTCTGAAAACATTTCTGGTATCAATCCATTGCATGGTAATGGAGCTGGCTTGAGCGTGAATGTGGAGAATCACGAGCCTAAGCGTTGGTCATACTTTAGAAACTTGGCTCAGGAGGAGTTTGTTGGAAGAGATGTTTCCCTTATGGACCAAGATCACCTGGGCTTCTCTTCCTCACTTGGAAATGTTGAAGAAGGGGGTACCGTGAACAGGTTTCCCCTTTTAAATTCAGATGTAGGTGccatttatgaaaaagaatcTCATAATTTTGATGACAACATTCAGCCGGAATCACGTCTCCTCACTGGTCCCAGCACCACAAATCTGTACACAGAATATAATTCTTCACAGCTCAAGGGCAATGAAACCATGCATGAACCTAGCTCTAAGTCCCCACAAGATGAGAATGTG ATTATTAAGAATGAAGATCTTGAGGAGCAACGAGAATTGGGTTCTGGCACATTTGGTACAGTGTATCACGGGAAGTGGCGAGGAACAGATGTAGCTATTAAGCGGataaagaaaagttgtttCACTTGTAGATCCTCAGAGCAAGAAAGATTG aCGATAGAGTTTTGGCGTGAAGCTGAGATTCTTTCAAAGCTTCACCATCCAAATGTGGTGGCCTTCTATGGTGTGGTACAGGATGGACCGGGTGGGACATTGGCTACAGTGACTGAATTCATGGTCAACGGCTCCTTGCGGAATGTTTTACTCAGCAAAGAACG GTACCTGGATCGACGGAAGAGGCTCATTATTGCAATGGATGCAGCATTTGGAATGGAATATCTGCATTCAAAGAATATTGTGCACTTTGATTTGAAATGTGACAACTTGCTTGTCAACTTGAAAGATCCTTTTCGGCCAATTTGTAAG GTTGGAGATTTTGGcttgtcaaaaataaaaaggaatacCTTAGTTACTGGTGGTGTGAGAGGGACCCTTCCTTGGATGGCTCCTGAACTACTTAATGGTAGCAGCAGCAAGGTTTCCGAAAAG